In Desulfofustis limnaeus, the genomic stretch GTGGCGATCGCTGCCCGGCCGGAGTCACCCGCCGCGGCTCGATGGGTCTGACGGCCTGCCTGGACCGGCTGGCCGAGCACCCTTGGTGGAGCGAACGCGCCGCCTGGCAGGCCGCGGCCGGGCCGCATTGTCGGCGAGGCACCGGCGTAGCCGCCGTGTTTCACGGCATGGGGTACGGACCGATCGTTCCCGATGTGGCTACGGCCGGGATCGAACTGCTCGAAGACGGCCGCCTCCAGGTGCAGGTCGGAGTCGTCGACATGGGCCAGGGCAACGCCGCCACCTGTCTGCAGATGGTCGGCGATCTCCTCAATCAGCCGCAATCGCAGATGACCCTGCTATTGCCCGATACCGCCCGGACCTTTCCCTGCGGCTCGTCGTCGGCCAGCCGCACCACCTTTACCTACGGCAACGCCCTGCTCCCCGCCGCCCGGCAGATGCGGGAACGACTGCTGGCCAAAGGGGCGGAAATGTTGTTCGTCCAAGACCCGCAGGAAATGCTGCTGGTTCCCGGCGCCGTCCGTCACCTGGCGAGCGGCAGAGACCTGCCGCTCGCCCAGCTGGCCAAGCAGCTGGGCCGGGAGGAACGATTCGTCACCAACCATTACCGGGCCCCGGTTGCCCGGGAAAAGAGTACCGACGACGCCAACCTTCGCTTGCATGGGTTCCCCCATCTCATCTTCTCCCATGCGGTCCATCTGGCCCGCATCGAGGTGGACGAGCTGACCGGCACGATCAGGGTGGTCGATTATCTAAGCATCAGCGACTGCGGGCGGTTGATCAACCCGCGCACCTTCGCCGGGCAACAGGAAGGCGCTGTGGGGCAGGGGCTCGGCTACGCCCTGATGGAGGACCTGGGGGTGTGCGATGGCCGGATCACCACGCCGGACCTGGCCACCTACATCCTGCCCACCGCAGTCGATCTGCCGCCCATGGAGACCATTGCGGTGACGCTGCCCGAACACGACGGGCCATTCGGCCTCAAAGGGGCCGGGGAAATCGGCATCGACGCGCCGGCGGCGGCCGTCGCCAACGCCGTCCATGACGCTTGCGGCCTGCGGCTGCTGCGCTTTCCCCTGACCGCTGAACAATTGTTATCTGAGCTCAGCGCCATGACCGGCGGAAATGACGAAAGATGAAACTACCCTGCATCATCAACGAAGAGCACTACCGGCTGGAGGTCCCCGCCGACCGCCGGGTGGTCGACCTGCTCCGCGAGGACCTTGGCCTGACCGGCACCAAGGAAGGCTGCGGCACCGGCGAGTGCGGCGCCTGCACGGTCCTGGTGGATGGGCGCAGCCGCCTCTCCTGCCTGACCGTGGCCGCCCAGATCGAAGGACGGCGGATCACCACCATCGAAGGGCTGGCCGACGGAGAAACGCTGCATCCCGTCCAGCAGGCCTTCGTCGACCACGGTGCCGTCCAGTGCGGTTTCTGCACCCCCGGCATGGTCATGACGGCCGTCGACCTGCTCACTGATCACCCCGAACCGGACCGGACCGAAATCACCCACGCCATCAGCGGCAACCTCTGCCGCTGCACCGGCTACCAGAAGATCATTGACGCCATCGACCGGGCCCGGCCATCTATTCCCGGCCCGGCCACCAGGCCGACACTCGCAGCCGCCGACAAGTCCCCGGTGGTCCGCCCGATGGTCCGCGCGGCGACCCGCTCCTCTCGGCAAATCGTCCTCCCTGACTCCTGTGACCAGCTCTGGCCGCTGCTGGCCGCCAGCCCGGGCGCCCGGCTGTTCTGCGGCGGCACCGATCTCTTCGTCTGGCTGCGGGCCGGCCGCTGCCAGGCCCGCCTGCTGGTCGGACTGGAGCGAATCGATGAGTTGCGCGGAATCGGCAGCGATGGGGATCACCTGCGCATCGGTGCCGCCACCACCCATGCCGAACTGCTCGCCGATCCGACCATCAAAGAACATCTGCCGGTCCTGCATCAGGCCGTGGCCCAGTTGGGCTCACCGCTCATCCGCCGCACCGGCACCATCGGCGGTAATCTCGTTACCGCCTCACCGGCCGGCGACACCCTGCCACCGCTGGCGGTACTCGAGGCAACGGTGGAGCTTCGTTCGGCAACCGCCAACCGCCGCCTATCGCTGGAAGAGTTTCTGCTCGGCCCGGGCCGAACCGACTTAAGGGAAGGGGAGATAGTGGCAGCTATCCGGATCCCGCTGCCACCACCTGGAAGTCTGCACTCCTTTGAGAAAGTCGGCCGGCGCGCCGCTCTTGCCTGCAGTATCGCCAGCTTGGCCGGCCTGCTCGACTTGGATGACGACGGCACTATCCGCACCATTCGCCTGGCCTGGGGCAGCGTCGCAGAGACGGTGCTGCGGCTGCCCCAGATCGAAGCAGCGCTCATTGGCCAACCGCTTGATGACACCCACATCACCGCGGTGCTGCCGGCGGTCAGGAAGCTGGTCAGGCCGATCAGCGATGTCCGGGCCGGGGCCGATTACCGCCGACTGGTTGCCGCCAACCTGTTGCGCCGCCTCCCCACCCGCTTCTGCAGCGACCATCGCCTGGCTGCCGGTCGACCACAGCGGCCATGAAACAACACAACGGTCAAGAGATCGTTCGCTAACACCCGGCCCCTTCAGGCAGGCAGGGCGGCCACGTCAACCACCGGAAAGCTGAGGGTGAAGGTGGTTCCCTGGCCGGGACGCGACTGCACGTCGATATAGCCTTGATGCGCCTCGACCACTTCTTTGACCAGGGAGAGGCCGAGCCCGGAACCGGTTATATGCCGGGTCGCCTTCCCCTTCACCCGATAGAAACGATCAAAGATCGACGTGAGATCCTCCGGCGCGATGCCGATACCGGTATCGGCGAAGACCAGACTGACCAGACCGCCGCTCAGGCTCGTGGCGATATCCAGCCGCCCCCCTTCCGGTGTGTATTTGATCGCGTTGGAGACGATATTCATGATGGCCGTGCGCATGTGATCGTAATCAACGTTGAACAGCCACGGCTCGGCACACGGACTGAACGACACGGTGATCCGTTTCGCCTCCGCCTGGGGGCGCATCACCTCGACAATCTCGCCGATCAACTCATGGCCGTTGGTCGGTTCGAGATTGAAGACCACCGTACCGCTCTCCAGTTTTGAGAGGTTAAGCAGATTTTCGATGAGGCGCAGCAGATCCCTGGTCCGCACCGTCATCCGGTCATGCAACTGATGACAGGAAAACGCTGCCTCGTACGGGCAGTCGACCTGCAGGGCATAAATCATCTGTTCGATGGAAGCCAGCGGCGATTTCAGCTCATGGGCGACCATCGCCACGAAATCGGATTTCATCCGATCGATATCCTTCAGGGTCGATATGTCCTCGCAGGTGGTGACCGAGCCGAGCACCATCCCGGAAGAGGAAAGCACCGGCGCACAATGGGCCCGCAGGCAGCGGCGGCTCAAGGTGCCGGCGGCGAACTCCCGGCTGACCACCCGACCGTTGGCCATCGCCTCCTGCACCATCTCCATCGCGGCCCGGTCACTGATCGAGTCGGCCAGGGGCTTGCCCACCACCGGGTCGGTCTGGATCTCGAGGAGCTTGATGGCCGCCGGGTTATGGTGGACAACGATCGCGGCAGGATCGGTGATCAACACCGCCTCCACCATGCAACCAAACACCGTTTTGAGCAGACTCTTCTCCTTCTGCACCGCCTCCAGGCTGAGGATCCGCTCCTCGCGCAGCCGTTCCGCCTCCGCTTCCAGGCGCAGCTTGGCCACGGCACGCTCGACGACGATACGGATGTAATCGGGGGTGAACGGCTTGCCGACAAAGTCGAAGGCACCCTGCTTCATGGCCGTCACCGCCTTGGAGACGGTGGCGAAACCGGTGATGACGATGACCTGAATGGACGGCCGGTTCGACTTGATCCAGTCGAGCACGGCAAACCCGTCAATGCCGGGCATCATCAGATCGAGAAGGACCACGTCATAGCCGTTGTTTTCGATAATTGCGATACCCCGCTCGCCGCTCTCGGCCTTATCTACCTGATAGTCGCGACCGGCTAGCGAACGCTCGACGCCGTCCCTGATCACCTTCTCATCGTCGATAATCAGAATGCGCACAGGCTCCATGGCTCTCTCCCGCTCATCTCCGTTGTTCGCTCAGCAGCTCCCGGTGTCCAGCCATCCTCAAGCCGGATGCTACCGCAACCAACTCTTAACCCGATCGAGCAGTTCAGCGGGCTCCACCGGTTTCGGCATATAATCCTCGGCCTCGCTCTCCAGCATATCGCGATGCGTGTAGGTACTGGTCGCCACCCGATCGGCGACGGCAGTAAGCAGGATGATCGGGATGTCCCGGGTCTGTTCATCGCCCTTGAACTTGGCACAGGCCTCGTGGCCATTCATCACCGGCATCATCACATCGAGGACGATGAGATCCGGCTTTTTCTCGGCCACCGCCTCGACCCCCTCCTTGCCGTCATAGGCGACCCGAACTGCATAGCCGCCCTTGGTCAGGATCACCTTGACCGCTTCGACGAAATCGGGGTCATCGTCCACCAGCAATATCTCTTTCTTGTCCGCCATCTGTTTCCTCCTTTGGCTTGTATCCGTTTCGCTCCACCTGAACACCCTTATTGGTCAACCACCGGACGAGGCAACAACCCGGCTCCACCGATGATCTCGTGCAGCTTCTCCTCCCATTCGATGGCCATCACGTGCACCCCGGCAATCCCTTCCATGTCCCGCAGCTGCTGGATCTGCTCGATGCACATCTCGATGCCCTTGGCCGCCTGCTTTTCCTTCGGCTCATCGGCCAGCCGCTTGATCACCGGTTCCGGGATGTCGATGCCGGCCACCATCTTGTTCATGAACTTTGCCATGCCCACCGATTTGAGCGGCGTGACGCCGGCCAGGATCTTGACCCGTTCATGCAGCCCTTTCTTTTTCGCCTGCTCCAGGTAGAGCGTAAATTTCTCCATGTTGTAGATACACTGGGTCTGGACGAAATCGGCGCCGGCATCGACCTTGAGCTGCAGCCGCGGCACCCTGATCTCGAAGGGGTCGGCGAACGGGTTGACGGCACAGCCGATGAAGAATTTCGGGGCGCCCTCGAGCTTGTCGCCGGAAGGGAAGACCCCGTCATCGCGCATGGTCTTGACCAGATGGATGAGCTGAATCGAGTCGATATCGAAGACATTCTTGGCCTGCGGATCATTGCCGAATTTCTGATGGTCTCCCGACAGGCAGAGCAGGTTGCGCACTCCCAGCGCCGAGGCGCCGAGCAGATCCGACTGCAGGGCGATCCGGTTGCGATCGCGCACCACCATCTGCAGCAACGGTTCGGTGCCACTCT encodes the following:
- a CDS encoding FAD binding domain-containing protein — translated: MKLPCIINEEHYRLEVPADRRVVDLLREDLGLTGTKEGCGTGECGACTVLVDGRSRLSCLTVAAQIEGRRITTIEGLADGETLHPVQQAFVDHGAVQCGFCTPGMVMTAVDLLTDHPEPDRTEITHAISGNLCRCTGYQKIIDAIDRARPSIPGPATRPTLAAADKSPVVRPMVRAATRSSRQIVLPDSCDQLWPLLAASPGARLFCGGTDLFVWLRAGRCQARLLVGLERIDELRGIGSDGDHLRIGAATTHAELLADPTIKEHLPVLHQAVAQLGSPLIRRTGTIGGNLVTASPAGDTLPPLAVLEATVELRSATANRRLSLEEFLLGPGRTDLREGEIVAAIRIPLPPPGSLHSFEKVGRRAALACSIASLAGLLDLDDDGTIRTIRLAWGSVAETVLRLPQIEAALIGQPLDDTHITAVLPAVRKLVRPISDVRAGADYRRLVAANLLRRLPTRFCSDHRLAAGRPQRP
- a CDS encoding hybrid sensor histidine kinase/response regulator — protein: MEPVRILIIDDEKVIRDGVERSLAGRDYQVDKAESGERGIAIIENNGYDVVLLDLMMPGIDGFAVLDWIKSNRPSIQVIVITGFATVSKAVTAMKQGAFDFVGKPFTPDYIRIVVERAVAKLRLEAEAERLREERILSLEAVQKEKSLLKTVFGCMVEAVLITDPAAIVVHHNPAAIKLLEIQTDPVVGKPLADSISDRAAMEMVQEAMANGRVVSREFAAGTLSRRCLRAHCAPVLSSSGMVLGSVTTCEDISTLKDIDRMKSDFVAMVAHELKSPLASIEQMIYALQVDCPYEAAFSCHQLHDRMTVRTRDLLRLIENLLNLSKLESGTVVFNLEPTNGHELIGEIVEVMRPQAEAKRITVSFSPCAEPWLFNVDYDHMRTAIMNIVSNAIKYTPEGGRLDIATSLSGGLVSLVFADTGIGIAPEDLTSIFDRFYRVKGKATRHITGSGLGLSLVKEVVEAHQGYIDVQSRPGQGTTFTLSFPVVDVAALPA
- a CDS encoding response regulator transcription factor, translating into MADKKEILLVDDDPDFVEAVKVILTKGGYAVRVAYDGKEGVEAVAEKKPDLIVLDVMMPVMNGHEACAKFKGDEQTRDIPIILLTAVADRVATSTYTHRDMLESEAEDYMPKPVEPAELLDRVKSWLR
- a CDS encoding methylenetetrahydrofolate reductase; this encodes MKSGSNLEKVLAAGHFAVTAECGPPRGADPEKVLKKAAYVKGNVDACNVTDNQTSVVRMSSLAGCLLVQQSGTEPLLQMVVRDRNRIALQSDLLGASALGVRNLLCLSGDHQKFGNDPQAKNVFDIDSIQLIHLVKTMRDDGVFPSGDKLEGAPKFFIGCAVNPFADPFEIRVPRLQLKVDAGADFVQTQCIYNMEKFTLYLEQAKKKGLHERVKILAGVTPLKSVGMAKFMNKMVAGIDIPEPVIKRLADEPKEKQAAKGIEMCIEQIQQLRDMEGIAGVHVMAIEWEEKLHEIIGGAGLLPRPVVDQ